GTTGGAGGAGAAAGTGTACCGAGCCCTCTTTGCACTCTGACAAAAGGTGTTGTGGCTGCCTTCCACTGCAAGACGTTGTCTTTGGCACCACTGAATGGGAGTGTTTTTGGAACAAAAATACTGTGCCAGGTTCTGGTTTCACTCACACCTGTGACTCCTGCTGATTTCATTAGGAGTTTCCATATTTCACTAGCTCAGAAATAGGTTTACATTGTGTAAACCTGAATACATGTGGGACAATGATTTTATGATACAGCATATGAAAAGTCAATATTGGCTTAAGGTTTTCCTGCACAActtcctgctttgcttttctctgtgtgtgggtAATGTGTTATAGGTCATGTTGGTTTTCAGATCGATTCACAATGTGGCCTCCCAACCAGTCACACTAGCACAGCTGAAAGAGATACTCTGTGGCACAGGATGGAAGGAGGCAGTGGAAAGGAGGAATGGTTTAAGCTGGTACCTCTGGTTGCTGTCATACACGCCGTGATCACTGGCCAAGTAAAGGGCAATCAATGTATCTTTGCCAAAAAACCTACTGTTTGGTTATTTTGCTACAAACTGCTTGGACAATTACTGTGTCTTAGCATCCATCAAGAAAAGATGGATGTGACATGGTGGGAAGATCCCACCTCACACGGCACCCCTTACAACTGGAGAAGTTAATGAAAAATGACTCCTTTTGCAAGACCAACCCATGAATTGTACTTCTGTAGTGCAGTATGCAtacttaaaaatcttaaaaatataccAATATGAAGACTAAAGGAATTTTAACAATAATCACTTCCCTTCCTGTTACAAGAAATTTATATTAGGAATTCAGACTTCTGAATCAAGTATTCGATTTTTGCAAGTGTTTGATTTAGTGCAATATAGTGAAAGATATTATTATACaaggaagaacaaggaaaaattGCATCAAGAACTTACTTTCTGCAGGTTCCTTAGATCTTCTGCCACTGGAGGACTTCCTCAGGAGACTTCGTCCTGAGGTAAAGAGGCTAGTTAGTTCCTCCAGAGGACTGGTGGGTGTCCGAGAACGGGAACCACTCTGAGATGATGACCCGTAGGTGCTGACCGAGGCATTtaccatttttcctccttcttgcagTGTGTTTCTGGCTGTAGAATGAGGCACTGATGGAGAGCTTCTTGAGAGACTTCCTGAATGTACAGAGTCATAAGGTGGAGGTCTTTTGAGGCTTAAGGGGGTAAGAGACCTACCCATACTGACAGGAGAAGGTGAGGCAGAGTGACTTTTAGGGTAACCATGTGGAGATTGTGTTCTGTATAAGGTAGAAGGATGAGGAGGTGAGGAGGTGTGCCCAGGGGTGCTAGTTCCATGAGATAGTGTCTGGTCTTTCTCCAGTTTTTGATGGCCTGGTGTATGAGGTGGCAGTGAAGATGGAGAAGCTCCAGCTTGTTGTTTGATGTAAGACACATTTTCTAAAACAGGAAGCTTTGTGACCTCTAGTGGAGTTAGAGGAGACTCGTCAGAATTCGGGGAACACTGCACTGGTGCTGGTGGGAACACCAGCAGTGGAGGTCTGTGAGAAAGCAGATTTGGAAATGGTGGGGGTATATCACAAAGCAAGCCCTTGGGAGTAGATGGCACTGAAGACTTGGTGAAATCTAGGTCAGGCACTGTGGGAGTAGCACACTGAGAAGAACAAGTGTGATGGTCATATTCACATTGACATTTTGAATCTTGGCCTACATCATCAAATATAGGGTATTTCATCTCCTCATAGACTGCTTCGCTTTGGTCATCCTCGTCTTTTTTGAAGTCTCTGAGAATATTCCCAACCATTTCAATATAAACAGgctcttcttcctctgtgtcTGGAGCAGGACTGCTGACCTGCGATAAAGAGGCATCCCTAGTGAGTGTTGTCTTCATAGGGCCATGCTTTTTGATATACGTTTCATCAAAAGATGTGCTTAGCTGAGTGTTTGGATTTCGTTTCGGCTTAGGTGGTGGAATCTTCTTTGTGTATTCATCACTGTGAGGTCTTGGTTTGGCTGacactgaaaacagaacaaaacataaaTTCATCAGAAGTATGTAACACACTTTGTCAACCACAGGATCTCTGTTACAGTGTCGTAACTCTTCAATGGATTTCCTGGGACCAGCCTGTTGCTGGGTTTCTCTGGTATTACATCAGTAGAATGCTATAAAAATAACACCCTATTCAAAACACTCCTAATCTTCCCCCAGAATGCTGTGACACGCCAGTATTAAGTAGCTAGTGAGCACTTCCCTTCCTCCAAGACATCTGTTCTCTCCCAAACTCTTTGGACATAGgactttccatttttaaatattatgctTTTCAAATATCACTGTGGGATTTTAAAGACTGAAGGAGTTCCAAAGACATAAAACTAAGTATCCGAATGACCTCCTTATGGCTGCAAAAGAACAGTTAAGATCCCAGACATTCATATGGGAATGACAGTGATGTAACTCTGCAGTGACACAGTGATGAATCAAGACCTTTTTATTTATAGTAACTTCTTGCATGAAAAGCACAACAATTCTCGCAGCActgactgagaaagaaaacactcaCAAACAAGCACTGTAAAATTTGCTGTTGGGATAATCCTAGTCATTTTTCTGGACTCTGTCCTACGAATTAATGACACTCCAGTGAAGTCAAGGGGGAACAAAACATCTCATAGATTCAGATCCCTCCTGAACAGGTTACTTCTAGAAACAACAGaccattttgtctttgaaattatAAATCAAAACATGGTgatgaaatttgttttaaatgagagGTCAAGGGTTTCTTAGAAAATATGCTTTATGAGTTAAACAATAACGAAAGTAATGGAATTTGCATTTTGTTCACTTTGCATAAACAGTTAATAAACCATCTCATTAAATGTTGGGGCTAATAAAACGCCTCATTAGATGTTTGGGTGAAGTCAGGTTTTATCCTAAGCTGACTCAACAAACTTATTCATACACTTACCACATACACTAAATTTATATTCCTATAGGGTAATTTACATTCCCCTAGGGTAAATGGTTCTTGCATTGAAAGCCTTGATACCTCATTGCTAAgtttcccaatttaaaaaaactCCTAACCTACAGGCCAGTTCAGAATGGCAGCTTTCCTCTCTCACCAAACCCTGCTGCTCCTTGCAATTCACTGCCACAAATCTGCCACTGCAAACTCAGCGCTCTGAGACATTTCCAGACACCTTCTGCTGACCCATCAGAAAACAGCCAGCAAATTTCTAATCTTAAGCCAAGCAGGCAGTGCTCATGGACTTAAAAGCCCTCTTTTACAAACAGCCTCCCAACATATTACAAAGCCAGCATCGAGGCATTGCTCTGCCAGCTGAAAGACAGTATTTTGACAGTCTGCAAGGACGCTGGCTCCAGGCTGGAAGATGCCTGCATTACAGCATCTAACTAGTGTGATTTGGTCACCATCAGAGGAAGATTCAAACACAGTGTTATCACTTTGTCACACTTCTGCTTTGATCTGCTAAATAACCTTTCTTCACTTCTTACAAGGCATAGCAATAAAGGCAGATGTTAAGCAGTATTCCAGTTTTGTTTAGGAATAAGGAGCTGTGAATGTACGTATGTGCACATATATGAATTAAAGAGACCAGTCTTCGTCCATTGCATCTATTTAAGCTTAATGTATAACTAAGgtacaacaaagcaaaaagaaaaagaaatcttgccaggaaaaataccccaaacccaaaaaacctaaaaaaatgaTATTATGCTTTCATGACGGTTCCAATTAATGTGTTCCACTTTGCAGCAGGCTAGGGACatgcaaaagctgccactgacAAAAGCATTTGGTAGCTTGATAGTTTTTCACTATGTGGATATATCCTAATGCACTTTAAATTTGTCTCTTTAATTAacccaaattaattttcttgaatgTATTAGGATAGACTTTTGGGAATGAGACGTAGACTACCAGAATCATTTGggctttgcagaaaatgttacTCCTGATGTATTTGACAATACTAACGGATTTTTCTtgccatgtttccagctgaatcaccatttcctttctgtttagtCTGTTATTTGGATTATTATGTTCATATACAATCTACTGACATAAACTTGATCTCAGTCCTTTCTCTACACCTCTGTTAATCTGATTTACAACCCTGGCAAAAGCAAAATCTTCTTCAGTTTGGTGTCATTAAAATGAAGAGACAGTCAATGAGACTGGCACAAACTGCCTGATCATTTCTGAACACGTTGCCCAGGGCCTGAACTCTACTTTAGACCAGCCAAAGGATTACAGACtttgctgcatttgaaaactgtgtATTTTGTACACGGAGGCTTCTCACAGTCTTCCATTCCCTGTGCATCGTGCTGCCATCCCCAGTGCATGCCTGAGATACAGATGTTTCCcgctcctctgccttcctcagaccCCTGTTCCCTACGCTGTCTTCTACATCTCCTGTGCCATGGGTGTGACACTGAGAACGTGCTCTGTCTCACAGCCATATCCCCGCTCTTCCATCTCTTTACTGGGAGAGTTACTGATGGACAAAGTAATCAAAATATGTTCTTGTGCCAAAGGTCATTCAAGGCTACTCTTAACTGATACTTTTACCTAAAAGTAGCTAAAAGTGGTTGAGTACTCTGTTTTCAAACAAATTGCTAGAAATagtttccttcttccctccttccattTTCACAGTTTTTATCCAACTGATGAGGTTCTGCCACACGGTCTAGACCTGTCCTTAGGTGTTAGGGTTTGCATATACAACATTCACAAGTTATTATATTACAGACAAGGAAATGAGAAATGTCATGGAAAACGACTGACATTCTGCCATCTagtcttgtaaaatatttttgcatgggTTGGAATTAAGTACCGCAGTGACAGACACAGCATTCTCATCTGCCATCGCATGATATGTAGCAATAGCCTAAAATATCTTGATGACATTATCAACAAAAAGGTCAAATGACCCAGTTCTGCTATATGATACACAGGGTAAAACATGACAAGGTGAAagattactttgctttttctattaaaagcattttttcctctgccacagtttattttattaaagcatcTGTTTCCAGGAGGTGGTATGATACTGAGATCTTTTTCCCTCCTTGACAAACTGGACTTTCaaactaaaatttaaaactaaatgcttaaaatattttataaacctTAGAAAGGTATAGAGTTACCTCCTATATGCTACCCAGAGCAGGAACATTTGGTGCTATAACACTTCCTAGAGAAAATGCACAGGTAAATGGACTGCTTAAATAGCAAAGGAATCTTCTTATCATGACTGGGAACAGAGGAACTGCACAACACCCACTGGGAACTCCCCTCAGCTGCCGTGGGGCACTCAGGAGGCAAACTGAATTAGCTTTAAGAAGCCTATGATGCAAGACACTTACCATGTTTATTTAACAAAGGTTTCTACTCTGAAACACAGCTCCATAGCAAGGGCTGAACTCTACAGCACACCTGATAAGAGAATATGGACCATGAACTATCGCTCCGGCCcagaacaacagagaaaaaaactggGAATCCTGCAACCGAACAGAGCTGTGCAGAGCCAATGAAAGAAGCAGGGCGTATTTGTACAGTTCCTGTGTTACCAACATTTGGCAGGGATAAATGTGCATGAATGCAGAAGCCCTGGCAAGATCCCACAGCCAGTGAAAGGAGATTATTTGGCAATCTCCGGAGAGGAACAGGCAAGATTGCTTTAAGTACTTGACATTTATCAGGCAGAAAAAGCATTCAGTGCCTGCTGGGAACATAAACTCCTATGAAAAGCAAACCATGCTGACATATTGGTGACACACATATTGCTGTGTTGTCTGCTCTAAACATGGAGTAATTAAGTGCTTTTCAACATGGATTATTACATCCTTGGTGCAACTGTCGCCAGTAACTTGCCTTGAGACTCTGCCACTCGTACTTCAGAGCACACGGGGCCTGATCGAAAGCTAGATGGAAGAAACAAAAGTGAGGACTATTTCTCTCCCTGCCATGTGCACACTCCCTTAACCAGCCATGCCAAACTGCACCACAAAGCTCTTGTGAGTCCTTCTACTACAGAGACACACAAATGCAAGAGACTGCCAGGTCTGCGAGGAGTTCGAGCAGACTGGAGGCGATCAGACAGGTCAGCAACTGCTATGTGGTCCTCTGCCCTCACTCACAGGAGCTGCCCCGGCTGCGGGAGCCCAGGGCACTATGTCAGATGCTCCTTTTGTTCATCAGAGCCACCCAAACTACCACAGCTGATAAACTGGAGGCACGATGATCcttgcaaacaaaaccaaacttcacGGAGTTTACACTGCTTGGGCAGGAACTCTCCCTGTTTAATAGCATCCTACTACCAACCAATTACCTATGTCTAATAGACTGCAAGTGAAACAAAACATGCAGGCGGCAATGACTTCAGTTCTCATCTAGAAATAAGAAGCACAGTGCTTAAAATAGCCTTACGGAAGCCCTACTGAATAAGCAGAACATGACATTTTTGAAATGAGATATTTGTAGCACAAAGGTTACGCATAGCTTTCAGACATGCCGAGATAATCTGCCTTTCATAGATAATTTTGGAAATACAGAATGCTTCTTGTcatcttttccttctgaagtatttttttactctttaagGAGAGattgaaatatgaaaatgtgttatcacattgttttttattattcGCTCACTGTGTAAGTGAAAATGTCTAAGAACTAAAATGAATTTTGTAATTTTCTATTGTCCTTTGGGTGTTTACCAGCTTCTGCAGTTCAGAGACCAAGCCGATTTATTGTGCTGTTCACTgcaacaaacagaataaaaatacatgtaacaGGAAAATTCCTCCCTTTCAATTTCTCCAAGAGGCTATAGCATTcaatttctttctaaatgaaGGAATGATTTGGGGcctaacattttttaaattcttaaaaatgttactttaaatgCAGAAGGAATTAATCTTGCTGTATTTTGAGGGGTACCCTCTATCAAAAAGAGCCTCCAGGACTGAAAGGAAatagattttctttaattaaaccCTGAACTTGAACTGGATACTGAATCAAAGATACACAGATTCTGATTTACATCACATAATTCAACAGAGAAAATCCAGCTCTAGGGTAGCACAGAGCCTATAGATACGTGCAAGTTCAAACTATGAGTAACCCCACGGCTTTAAGGAAATGAACTGCTTGTTCAAAGTTGCACATGATCTTAAGTGCATTTGTGCACCAGTGCTTATATTGGGTTAGATTTCATTATCTCTGTAGATGAAGTTTGAATAATCTTAGTTAGTTTGAATTTAAAAAGGCACAGTCCTCTGAACTGTGCAAAAGATTGGCACTCATGAGACCTGAGTTTAATTCATTTCTTTGTCACAGGCCACAGGGCCTTGCCTGTCatttcacccctttttttttgccacttttcACCATCTGTCTTTTGCCAGTTTAGGCTCTAAGGTGTATTAGgcaaggtttttattttaatgtatttgtttatatttgtttatattaaTCCGTGCACAGCGGTTCTCATCACTGGAAAGCaacagtagaaaacaaaagcaaatttaaatataTCAATTGGAGACATGCACTGTTGAACAtgcatcttttcttctccaagcaATTTTTGAAGGCAAATGTTCCTACACTGTGAACAGCcataaaatatacacacaaagaTGCATCTTCGTAAATGACAATAGAAATATCATCACTAGGTTGAAGTGGAGAACATCAGAGGTTGAACAGTAGGTTGAACATCAGAGAACGTACCTCTGTCatgaaaaatacttgctttcaaaATAGCATTGTCCTCATGGACACAAGTCCTTTCCCTGCAggttaccttttccttttctaagaGATGCTAGTaggaaaaagcaaagggaaagaacatgGAAGGAATAAAAGAGCCATCTGATTCATTCAAACAGCTTTGCAAGCCACAGGTGGTTTCTGCACAATGATTTCATGCAGTACATATTTATTCCCCCTCCTGAATCTATTAGCTCTACTGGAAATTATTTGGGCATTTAAAGAGGACAAAACTATACTGAAAATGAAAGGACTAAAAGAGAGTGTCATAAAATACTACTGATATGCTACTCGGATGTCTCAAGGCTATGATTAAGGAGACTTCTTCAAAAGTATTCAGATCCCTTTATTTTGGCTACAAATtcttttagcttttaaaatgattGATTTCTGCTCTAATTCAAAGTGGTAGAAACCTAGTGGCTTCAGTAGCAATATTCCAGAATTAAACATCAGTATAACAGAGAGCAGAATTGGGCCCCGCAGTTAAATTCAGTTCTGCATTAATCCAACACCACAACTTCTGCAACTGATAGGCACCATGGTTGAAGACATGCTGCTGCCAGGTTCAGTTCAGGGCTGTGTATCTGGGCCACAAAACCAAATTTGTGGCTCCTTACATGCTGTATGTGCCAAGGTAGCTATTCCTGCCTGGGATTCACAAAAGCCAGCCTACAGCACTAACTGTCCTGCCGCCAGAGCCACATTACCAAGACGAGGGCAGAGATACCAGGACATTTCAAAAACTTTGGAGTATCCGCATGCTggagagagtccctccccaaacTGCCATGCTCCAGAGCAGACTGACTTCCAGGTTTTCTCCTCCAcagccctcctcttccctttGTATCTGCCTGACACACTGAGCTCTGCTTCTCACCCTTTCCCACCATAAAAAGGTCtccaaaagctttcagaaaattaCAAAGTGACAAAGTCTCCTTCTGAATGCCCAGCCTCGTGCTTTCATATATTTCGAACTTCACATCCTAGTTCTTTTAAAGAATGGGTAATTGATGTCCCTGATTTTTCCAGGTAACGCTGAATaggcaaagaaataaagaaaagagagtgtttgagaaataattacaaattatttgCAATCAAGCCTTTCTGTACAATTCACTGAAGCTAAAAGTTATTGTCAGTCGGCACAGccctagaaaagcagaaaaagaaagattttggatatgtaagaaaagaaaagtcaatttGAATCATCCTCCTTTTACAGGAAAACTGATGAACTGAGTGCAAATggaggcaaacaaaaaaatcacacagtaGCTTCTTTTAGGTTGCAATGATTTCGGAGTATCCATTTAGAAAAATATCCTTGAACTAACATGCCCAGACACAAGGGGTCAGGATCTATGGAATTACATGGGTGTAAGTTAACAGCAGTTCCAGTGGAAGCAGGCtctgaggagggagaggtgggaggaTTACTGGGGAAGTGGGAATCTGAGTAAAGGATCCTCACACTGCCCACACATCCAACCAATATTGCTGCCGAAGTGCTGGTTTGTTCTGTTTCAGACAGCCTGCACCACATAGCCTGCAGTCTGCCTGTGCGAAACAGATTCCGCAGCCAGTGCAACAATAGCACTAGAAAATGCTGTAACTGTATGTAATCTGAAGGAATTCTAGATATAGAGGCAACTGGCATGGGAATTCATCAATCGCAAGCATCATTAGATGAACTACATGAAGAGCATGCAAATAGAACTACTGAACCATGCTTGCAGGAAAATTAATTCACAAAGCCTGTGTGCTTGTTGGTTGGTGGCTCTACTGCTCTGCTGTGGGAACATGCACAGAGTTGAGGCACTGAAGAGTTAAACATGGTCACAAGAGAGTACAGAAAAACAGACACAGACCTGCAAGGTGAGTAAAGCTCTTCAGTTTTAAAGTGACATTTATGGTATCTTGACTGTCACCTTGGAGATGAAACCTGAACAGTTTTTGCTCTTTTACTGTAAATTAACTGTTATGGCTCTATTCTTACAGCTACCCACAAACTGACTGCATTTCACACTGAGAACGATGGGTGACAtcagcccccgccgcctcccacccAGCATCTTTGTGTGGTGCAGGTATCCGAGCACAGTTCCCTGGGCTGTCATCCTGCGCCAGctgccccctctccctctctgtagCTACCCATCTCGCATCCCCCGAATGTCACGCAGAAGATGGTGAGGCTCTGCATTTTGTCTGACTGGGTTTCTACAGGCTGTGCCGCATGATGACTGCAAGCGCAGCAGCATTTCTGATGACCTCCAGAAAGAAACAATCGCTCTTTGCTCAGAGAAGTATGCTTCTAGGTACGTGTAAAGAGCTAAGTCCCACCAACATGTGCCTTAGATACCTACATCACATGAGCTTGGTATGTAGTGGACACCACTATTATACCAGTAAGCCTTTGAAAGGCTGAGCTGCTTATTCATGTATCATCTGCTGCCCAAAGAGCACTGAAGGCCTCTGTGGTATCATTTGGCAATGTTCATGTAAACACGAGCATGCTACAGACTGAATGCAACTCCTGGCTTCACAGGAACACCACCGCTATTGACTACTAGCTATCATAGCTGAGGGAGATCATGTGGGAAATAATTTGCTGGATTTTCATTAACTTCTTGGAGAAGGTGTGGTACGTGACCCATTCTGACACTGAAAGTGATCTCTGCAAGAGTTCCTGGCTCTGGGCAATTTCTAAATCCAGTACCTGCACCCAAATAGCGGACTCTGAAATGATTTACAGGGAAatagggaaagaaggaaatcaaGATAGAGAAAGAGCAAATGCTTAATGAAACAGTAAGTTTAGCTCACCTACTTCATTTATCTAGAAAAAGAGTCTGTATTTGCTCACTTGATTTAATTGTCGCTTTGGTTCACAAACGTCCTGTCCAGAACACTAGCGGTGACTTCAATAATTTGTCCAAAGATATGAGACTTCATTTTTTAGATCCACAGTAACGCCTATCTTCCTACTTACAGATACAGTAAGTAGGTCAAATCCATTATTTGCTTGCATAAGTAGCAATCTGTTTGCCAAGCTTCTAAAATAATTGCAGCCCATTAAATTAAGCTGGCAGACCTACCGAGGTGATACTGTGCATAACACTGACCTCTGGGGGACTCCAACATGAAATGTATTTTGTCCAACTATTCCATGGGCACGGCAGCCCCACACATGCTGCCACACTTCCTCACCGTCTCCCACCAGCGACGAGGACCCAATAGATTTTACTAACATCTTCTCCCCCCGAAATGTTGCGGGCTTTGAGCAATTCTTTTCTTTGAGGCAGTTGTATAAAaagcctctggctgctgctgagtGACACATCCATCAGGCCCTTCCACCACGGAGctcacatttcaaaacaaagcacaagGTCAATCGCAGGCGTCAAATGAGTCACCCCAGCAGGAGCATCAAGAAAGCAAATGAGCCCCAATGAACAAGAGTTCATCTAAAGGGGCACTCTTGCCTCTACTGAAAGGACAGAAGGTGACCCTGCAGAAGCAGTTCCTGCAGGTTGTCACTGAGCATCTTTTGGGTGAATGTGATGATAGCTGAAGTGGACAGGGCATTGTCAGAGCAGCTcacaggcaggcagcagtgccTGGAGATGTAACACCTCCGTGGTCAGAGGCTGAGCATTACTGAAATACTCAGTGTAATCAGCTCTAGGAAAATAGCCTCACAGCTATTCAGTTTACTTCCACCTCCATACAGGGGTgactcctctctcctcctcaaCTCTTTTAAATAAAGTGCTGACAAAATTACAGACAAGCCACATGTCATCAGCTGCCTCCCACTCAGTACTTCTCTGCGCGCCTGGCATCTATCATTTCACCTTGCATTCATTTGCAGAGTGGTCTAGTGAAACTAGTAGAGACTATAATACTGTTCATCTATAAGGGTCTAATCACCATAAATTCACCTGCTATGGCTACAGTGAACAATACCATTTTGACAGtgttgtatgcagttctagacaAGCTTTGGGAGAGCCCTCTCCTGTTTCAAACGCCAGGCTTAACCTCATTGTGCCACTTGAGAAACGAGATGGAGGATGAAGAGACAAAGATGGAGCGCAAAAAGGACCAGAGGAATTGCTGCCAGAAGCTGTTCCTACCTCACCCACGACTGCAGAACCTGTTCAGTTCAACTCACAGGCAGAACTAGTGGGAACAAGAAAGAGACTTGATTAAAAACTAgcaccctgcaaaaaaaaaaaaaggggggggaggggaaagaccAAGAAGCAAAAAACGGAAGATGGAACAACGAGGAAGAGTGGAGCTCTCCAGCAAAAATGCTTGGAAAGCTCAGGTAAATGAAAGGCAATTAAAGCATGAGCAGTATCAGAACTCTAAAAGATCCTAGCCAATATCTAAGGGAAGAAGCAGGCATCAGCTGCCAGAGTATGACTGGAGAGAGAGAGCCCAAAAGCTCTTTACATGAATGAGgtgtgtttttatttccctttgtccCTCCCACACTGTGTTTCCAGAGAGCACACACACAGcactcccctcctcttctcttctcctttttctccttcccttccattttttctcttctccttcctatTTACTTATAATTTGGACTCATCCAACCTTACAGCACAGCCCCTAAGCCAGCCCTAATGATTAAACTAAGTGCTGAACACAATGGCATGGGTGTAGGGACAAGCCAATGCTGGTTTTGCCACTGAAAAGCCAGTGACTGATGAAACTGTTATACCACGAAGCTTCCTCAGATAACATATCTTATCCTTTCCTTTGCCAAGCAACTTTTCATTGcaataaatgttctttttttatcctttcttgcAGCTGCGGAAGTTCCCCATGAAGACTGAACTAGCATCTACTTCCACTGCCACTAGAACACAGGGATGCACCCAGGCGTTGCGCAGTTGTACCACCACAGGAAAGCAGAAGCTCTTGCTATAACCCAGTGTTTACAGCCTGCttcattttgctgttgcttaGAGCA
The sequence above is drawn from the Chroicocephalus ridibundus chromosome 6, bChrRid1.1, whole genome shotgun sequence genome and encodes:
- the NYAP2 gene encoding neuronal tyrosine-phosphorylated phosphoinositide-3-kinase adapter 2, which translates into the protein MMSSNQEEVTLGAFLQYIEDMGMKAYDGLVIQNASDIARENDRMRNETNLAYLKEKSEKRRKQEEAIKRIGGEVVRGNEGSYVGKHFRMGFMTMPAPQDRLPHPCSSGFTVRSQSLHSVGGTDDESSSSRKQPPPKPKRDPNTKLSTSSETVNTGTTSKSGKLPDRTEVSAKPRPHSDEYTKKIPPPKPKRNPNTQLSTSFDETYIKKHGPMKTTLTRDASLSQVSSPAPDTEEEEPVYIEMVGNILRDFKKDEDDQSEAVYEEMKYPIFDDVGQDSKCQCEYDHHTCSSQCATPTVPDLDFTKSSVPSTPKGLLCDIPPPFPNLLSHRPPLLVFPPAPVQCSPNSDESPLTPLEVTKLPVLENVSYIKQQAGASPSSLPPHTPGHQKLEKDQTLSHGTSTPGHTSSPPHPSTLYRTQSPHGYPKSHSASPSPVSMGRSLTPLSLKRPPPYDSVHSGSLSRSSPSVPHSTARNTLQEGGKMVNASVSTYGSSSQSGSRSRTPTSPLEELTSLFTSGRSLLRKSSSGRRSKEPAEKPLDELKIRSHSTEPLPKLENKERGGHHGTASSREPGKAQEWDGTPGPPVVSSRLGRSSVSPTMLAGSNSSEPKSSCRLGRSASTSGVPPPSVTPLRQASDLQPSQVTCMQWLQGDHTMLDMIEKKRCLCKEIKARQKSEKGLCKQDSMPILPSWKKNTGTKKYSPPPYSKQQTVFWDTAI